A single region of the Enterococcus mundtii genome encodes:
- a CDS encoding VanZ family protein, whose product MTQQIGFWESIVDILTLKPVFLIGLLILASFLFWLTRKNKDSSKLINILSALLLFYYMSFTFFNVFGVPTLRELNRISGFGESIFNPNINLIPFIDGINAGYILNILCFIPIGFLCPLISNKYRKFSYSLLLGFGTSLLIEISQLFTIARATDIDDLISNVLGMILGYFLIEVILRMINHSSNKILDKTYGFSWMIPVLVVFIAFANTFFS is encoded by the coding sequence ATGACGCAACAAATCGGGTTCTGGGAATCCATAGTAGATATCTTGACTTTAAAACCAGTATTCTTGATAGGTCTACTGATTTTGGCAAGTTTTTTATTCTGGCTCACTAGAAAAAATAAAGATTCCTCTAAATTGATAAACATTCTATCAGCACTTTTACTATTTTATTATATGAGTTTCACATTCTTCAATGTGTTCGGTGTTCCTACGCTTCGTGAGTTGAATAGGATCAGTGGATTTGGTGAGAGTATTTTCAATCCGAATATCAATCTTATCCCTTTTATAGATGGAATAAATGCAGGTTATATTCTTAATATTCTTTGCTTTATACCCATCGGGTTCTTGTGTCCGTTAATTAGCAACAAATATAGAAAATTCAGTTATTCTCTTTTACTTGGATTTGGTACCTCATTGTTGATTGAAATAAGCCAACTATTTACGATAGCTAGAGCAACAGACATTGACGATTTAATTTCAAATGTACTAGGAATGATTCTAGGTTATTTTCTGATTGAGGTCATCTTAAGAATGATCAATCATTCGTCAAACAAAATCCTTGATAAAACGTATGGTTTTTCATGGATGATTCCTGTATTGGTCGTTTTTATTGCTTTCGCTAATACATTTTTTAGTTAA
- a CDS encoding EndoU domain-containing protein, with amino-acid sequence MGLIYVSSESSDFMSALKSNLESGKETVSQLKSGSQKVVSAVDGKQLSGAAYTAGKGLFADLIIPTITRTTNAIEQIEQELKKYQNADKIVASEGELNEDKLNQQIQVTRTMKNSVDKTLFFVRLQTTLNPIASVLDTLLNVERDLQRMTDSFQQAIDHLQNQLRKLQDFNTQTSGLFANSLNELKIAMQGVLILNNTTIKSDGSYSLPKGTNKSYFEKIKKDVSLVIESGDQEIELIKETDSLEEINRKTLGCANIRINPYTGKKISQEEANKFKYAAWSGTFTNIGDTVMGAYYGNKGASRLDGIDDVGSVNKKSFSEKEGGATVFKLEIPEQSLKHADVGDFTVNPSTGKVSKMKGGGHGQANIDFLKENGFEVNIEKTYSNGVRAGNVPHHKTPSKRIGTGQSWFPENWTNKEIKRAAQHIANQSNFVGAQNGDVIFGDYNGVRVGVIKTDGNIGTIFPDGTKQP; translated from the coding sequence ATGGGATTGATTTATGTCAGTAGTGAATCTTCAGACTTTATGTCTGCGCTTAAAAGTAATTTAGAAAGTGGTAAAGAAACTGTAAGTCAATTGAAATCGGGTAGTCAAAAAGTTGTCTCAGCAGTAGATGGCAAGCAATTATCTGGTGCGGCGTATACAGCAGGCAAAGGCTTGTTTGCGGATTTGATCATTCCAACGATCACCCGCACAACAAATGCCATTGAACAGATTGAACAAGAATTGAAAAAATACCAAAATGCCGATAAAATAGTGGCAAGTGAAGGCGAATTGAATGAAGATAAGTTAAATCAACAGATACAAGTCACACGTACAATGAAAAACTCAGTAGACAAGACCTTATTTTTCGTCCGATTACAAACGACACTGAACCCAATCGCAAGTGTACTAGATACCTTGTTGAATGTTGAAAGAGATTTGCAGCGAATGACTGATAGCTTTCAACAAGCTATCGATCATTTACAAAATCAACTAAGAAAACTACAGGATTTCAATACACAAACAAGTGGTTTATTTGCTAATAGTCTAAATGAGTTGAAGATAGCGATGCAAGGTGTATTGATATTAAATAATACGACAATCAAAAGTGATGGCTCATACTCATTACCAAAAGGTACAAATAAAAGTTATTTTGAGAAAATAAAAAAAGACGTATCTTTGGTTATTGAATCAGGCGATCAAGAGATTGAGTTAATCAAAGAAACAGATAGTCTAGAAGAAATCAATCGCAAAACACTTGGTTGTGCGAATATAAGAATCAATCCCTACACAGGAAAGAAAATCAGCCAAGAAGAAGCGAATAAATTCAAGTACGCTGCATGGTCAGGAACATTTACGAATATTGGCGACACAGTGATGGGGGCGTATTATGGAAATAAAGGTGCTTCGAGATTAGATGGCATCGATGATGTTGGGAGTGTCAATAAAAAGTCGTTTAGTGAGAAAGAGGGAGGAGCTACAGTCTTTAAACTTGAAATTCCGGAACAAAGTTTGAAACATGCTGATGTCGGAGATTTTACTGTTAATCCTTCCACAGGAAAAGTTTCCAAAATGAAGGGTGGGGGACATGGCCAAGCTAACATTGACTTTCTAAAGGAAAATGGGTTTGAAGTAAACATTGAAAAAACTTACTCTAATGGTGTCAGAGCTGGAAATGTACCACACCACAAGACACCGTCGAAACGTATAGGCACAGGTCAATCTTGGTTTCCTGAAAATTGGACAAATAAAGAGATAAAACGTGCAGCACAGCATATTGCTAACCAATCAAATTTTGTAGGTGCTCAAAATGGGGATGTTATTTTTGGGGATTATAATGGTGTACGAGTGGGTGTAATAAAAACTGATGGGAATATTGGAACCATTTTTCCAGATGGCACGAAACAACCATAA